From a single Oncorhynchus tshawytscha isolate Ot180627B linkage group LG33, Otsh_v2.0, whole genome shotgun sequence genomic region:
- the ufc1 gene encoding ubiquitin-fold modifier-conjugating enzyme 1 isoform X2, with translation MKMLSAEVHLQKMCNRNFIPQNVRSHILPSKNTEQVVLSAMADDATRRAVSEIPLLKTNSGPRDKELWVQRLREEYLALIKYVENNKTADNDWFRLESNKEGTRWFGKCWYIHDLLKYEFDMEFDIPVTYPSTAPEVAIPELDGKTAKMYRGGKICLTDHFKPLWARNVPKFGLAHLMALGLGPWLAVEIPDLISKGLITHREQQGS, from the exons ATGAAGATGCTGAGTGCCGAGGTCCACCTCCAAAAAATGTGCAACCGCAACTTCATTCCCCAGAATGTCCGCAGCCACATACTTCCCTCTAAAAACACGGAACAAGTAGTTTTG AGCGCGATGGCGGACGACGCGACTCGGAGGGCGGTGTCGGAGATCCCGCTGCTCAAGACCAACTCCGGTCCCCGGGACAAGGAGCTCTGGGTGCAGCGGCTCCGAGAGGAGTACCTGGCCCTCATCAAG TATGTGGAGAACAACAAGACAGCAGACAACGACTGGTTCCGcctggagtccaacaaggagGGAACCAG GTGGTTTGGGAAGTGCTGGTACATTCATGACCTCCTGAAGTATGAGTTCGACATGGAGTTTGAT ATTCCTGTAACGTACCCGTCCACCGCCCCTGAGGTCGCCATCCCAGAGCTGGACGGGAAAACGGCCAAAATGTACAg GGGGGGGAAGATTTGTCTGACGGACCACTTCAAACCCCTGTGGGCGCGAAACGTACCGAAGTTTGGATTGGCTCACCTGATGGCCCTGGGG TTGGGTCCGTGGTTGGCGGTGGAGATTCCAGACCTGATCTCTAAAGGACTgatcacacacagagagcagcaggGAAGCTGA
- the ufc1 gene encoding ubiquitin-fold modifier-conjugating enzyme 1 isoform X1 gives MKMLSAEVHLQKMCNRNFIPQNVRSHILPSKNTEQVVLVPTTCFYLQLRNTQICVLNSGNGVILDGLVIVYTSNSIFLSTGPVLFPICHFSPFQSAMADDATRRAVSEIPLLKTNSGPRDKELWVQRLREEYLALIKYVENNKTADNDWFRLESNKEGTRWFGKCWYIHDLLKYEFDMEFDIPVTYPSTAPEVAIPELDGKTAKMYRGGKICLTDHFKPLWARNVPKFGLAHLMALGLGPWLAVEIPDLISKGLITHREQQGS, from the exons ATGAAGATGCTGAGTGCCGAGGTCCACCTCCAAAAAATGTGCAACCGCAACTTCATTCCCCAGAATGTCCGCAGCCACATACTTCCCTCTAAAAACACGGAACAAGTAGTTTTGGTACCGACGACGTGTTTTTATTTACAGCTCAGAAACACCCAGATTTGTGTTTTAAACAGTGGTAACGGGGTTATTTTGGACGGTCTCGTTATTGTATATACATCAAATAGTATTTTTCTGAGCACTGGACCGGTGTTATTTCCAATCTGTCATTTTTCTCCCTTCCAGAGCGCGATGGCGGACGACGCGACTCGGAGGGCGGTGTCGGAGATCCCGCTGCTCAAGACCAACTCCGGTCCCCGGGACAAGGAGCTCTGGGTGCAGCGGCTCCGAGAGGAGTACCTGGCCCTCATCAAG TATGTGGAGAACAACAAGACAGCAGACAACGACTGGTTCCGcctggagtccaacaaggagGGAACCAG GTGGTTTGGGAAGTGCTGGTACATTCATGACCTCCTGAAGTATGAGTTCGACATGGAGTTTGAT ATTCCTGTAACGTACCCGTCCACCGCCCCTGAGGTCGCCATCCCAGAGCTGGACGGGAAAACGGCCAAAATGTACAg GGGGGGGAAGATTTGTCTGACGGACCACTTCAAACCCCTGTGGGCGCGAAACGTACCGAAGTTTGGATTGGCTCACCTGATGGCCCTGGGG TTGGGTCCGTGGTTGGCGGTGGAGATTCCAGACCTGATCTCTAAAGGACTgatcacacacagagagcagcaggGAAGCTGA